The following is a genomic window from Rhizobium sp. NRK18.
CGGTGATGGCCGGGAAAGGCAGCGGTTCGCGCGGATAGGGACCGAAGGTCATCAGGTGTTTCGGGCGGATGTCCGGATTGGTGACATCCGGTGGGGCGACGAAGAAGGCGCCGACAACCGGCTTGCGCAGCTGCGGGATCGCATGGATGGCGGCGGCGACGCCAAGCGAATGGGCCACCAGCACGACCGGCTTCTCGGCATCGTTGACGGAATCGACGACAGACTGCACCCAGTCCTCGCGGACGGGCTTGTGCCATTCGACCTCGCGGATGCGGCGCGCCGTGCTGAGCTTTTCTTCCCAGCGGCTCTGCCAGTGATCCGGTCCGGAGTTCTTGAACCCGGGTACGATGAGAATGTCTGCTTCTGATGCTTTCATGATGGCGGGATGTGAAATCGGCATGCCCGATTGTCAAGAGGAGAGGCCGGAAAACAGGGCAATTTCGGCGCTGATCTGAGCGGTTGCCGCTCGGAAACGGGCTATTGCGGGACGATGGATACGAAAAGGGCGCCCGCAATGGGGCGCCCTCGACTTGTCATCTAACTCGAAGCTTATTCCCCGAAGACGCGCTTGAAGATCGTGTCGACATGCTTGGTGTGATAGCCCAGGTCGAATTTTTCGCGGATGTCTTCTTCAGAAAGTGCCGCCCGGACTTCTTCGTCGGCGAGCAGTTCTTCCAGGAAGTCTGCGCCCTTTTCCCAGACCTTCATTGCGTTGCGCTGGACCAGGCGGTAGCTGTCCTCGCGCGACACGCCGGCCTGCGTCAGGGCCAGAAGCACGCGCTGGCTCATCACCAGGCCTTTGAACTTGTTCATGTTGGCCAGCATGTTCTCAGGGTATATCACCAGCTTTTCGATGACGCCGGCCAGGCGGTTGAGGGCGAAATCGAGCGTGATGGTGGTATCCGGGCCGATGGCGCGCTCGACGCTCGAATGGCTGATGTCGCGCTCGTGCCAGAGGGCCACGTTTTCGAGTGCCGGCGTGACCGACATGCGCACGAGGCGGGCAAGACCGGTCAGGTTCTCGGTCAGCACCGGATTGCGCTTGTGCGGCATGGCCGAGGAGCCCTTCTGGCCCGGCGAGAAGAACTCTTCGGCTTCCAGTACCTCGGTGCGCTGCATGTGGCGGATTTCGATCGCGACGTTTTCGATCGACGAGGCGATGACGCCGAGGGTGGCGAAGAACATGGCGTGGCGATCGCGCGGGATGACCTGGGTGGAGACCGGCTCCGGCTTCAGGCCGAGCTTTTCGCAGACATGTTCCTCGACGCGGGGATCGATATTGGCGAAGGTGCCGACGGCACCGGAAATGGCGCCGGTGGCGATTTCGGCGCGGGCGCCTTCCAGACGGGCCTTGTTGCGGTCCATTTCTGCATAAAAGCGGGCAAAGGTGATGCCCATGGTCGTCGGCTCGGCATGGATGCCGTGGCTGCGGCCGATGCGGACGGTATCCTTGTGCTCAAAGGCGCGCTTCTTCAGCGCCGCCAGCAGCTTGTCCATGTCGGCGAGCAGAATGTCGGCGGCGCGGGTCAGCTGGATGTTGAG
Proteins encoded in this region:
- a CDS encoding RBBP9/YdeN family alpha/beta hydrolase, with the translated sequence MKASEADILIVPGFKNSGPDHWQSRWEEKLSTARRIREVEWHKPVREDWVQSVVDSVNDAEKPVVLVAHSLGVAAAIHAIPQLRKPVVGAFFVAPPDVTNPDIRPKHLMTFGPYPREPLPFPAITVASRNDPFGSYEHADDITSAWGSLLIDAGEAGHINAESGHGPWPEGTMVFAQFLSRLKAPH
- the purB gene encoding adenylosuccinate lyase — protein: MIPRYSRPDMVAIWSPETKFRIWFEIEAHACDALAELGVIPKESARTIWEKGGAAEFDVARIDEIEAVTKHDVIAFLTHLAEFIGPDSRFVHQGMTSSDVLDTTLNIQLTRAADILLADMDKLLAALKKRAFEHKDTVRIGRSHGIHAEPTTMGITFARFYAEMDRNKARLEGARAEIATGAISGAVGTFANIDPRVEEHVCEKLGLKPEPVSTQVIPRDRHAMFFATLGVIASSIENVAIEIRHMQRTEVLEAEEFFSPGQKGSSAMPHKRNPVLTENLTGLARLVRMSVTPALENVALWHERDISHSSVERAIGPDTTITLDFALNRLAGVIEKLVIYPENMLANMNKFKGLVMSQRVLLALTQAGVSREDSYRLVQRNAMKVWEKGADFLEELLADEEVRAALSEEDIREKFDLGYHTKHVDTIFKRVFGE